One window of the Capnocytophaga haemolytica genome contains the following:
- a CDS encoding zinc-dependent metalloprotease, producing MKNKLYHITNLRKYALLFTFLCFTMSALAQKTATKDTIAKDTLKAKPVEKTPEQKRAEDYAKLIKKATLERKGLFTVRKADERWYFEIPDSLIGRYFLCITRLKSAPQGLGKYAGESVNEQTIYFEQKTDKTLYLRAFINKQEADSTSNIFAAVQNSKANPVVAAFNVIGRNPQTKAQLIDITDFFKKDNSITSFTSNFKSDKKLTAAADDRSALDDIHTYPINVEVLTTKTYPTSSGGTFAATLAGAVSVELNVSIVVLPKVPMQKRIFDPRVGYFTKSYIHFSDAQQRTETQAFIQRFRLEPRKEDVKKYLSGALVRPKKQIVFYIDPATPKQWQPYLIQGVNDWNAAFEQAGFKDAITAKPWPNDPSMSMEDARYSVIRYLASETSNAYGPRISDPRSGEIIESHVGWYHNVMKLVQQWYMVQAGAIDKRARKMQFDEALMGELVRFVSSHEVGHALGLRHNMGASYATPVEKLRDKAWVEANGHTVSIMDYARFNYVAQPEDHVSPKGIYPRIGVYDKWAIEWGYRWYGNKYRDAQQEQEALAEQISDRLKKDTRLWFGGEGTNDDPRSQTEDLSNDVMKANTYGLKNLRYVVANLPEWTKQPNDKYEYLKDSHKSAVGQYRRYLNHVLKHFGGRYSGVINSPEVYQAVPKEKLKEAIDYLDRELFEPPLWLYPEVIISKTGTDPHREINDFQTSAIEMTLRDRTLSRLANDALLTKNAYPVEQYLKDLAAAVWKPLGSDPQKAAYRRDLQGLYVEELGKSINPTAPKDGRKDKLVQHQDVPLYALQHLLYIEETIGKLMQKEPLGSLNHLHYQTLLKEIKEIKDPKK from the coding sequence ATGAAAAACAAACTTTATCACATTACCAATCTGCGGAAATATGCGCTGCTTTTTACCTTTTTGTGCTTTACAATGAGTGCTTTAGCGCAGAAGACTGCCACAAAAGATACCATTGCTAAGGATACCCTCAAAGCAAAGCCCGTCGAAAAGACGCCTGAACAAAAGCGCGCCGAAGACTATGCTAAGCTCATTAAGAAAGCTACCCTCGAGCGAAAGGGGCTCTTCACTGTGCGCAAAGCCGACGAGCGTTGGTATTTTGAGATACCTGACTCGCTCATAGGGCGCTACTTCCTTTGCATCACACGTCTCAAGTCGGCACCTCAAGGCTTGGGTAAGTACGCTGGGGAAAGCGTCAACGAGCAGACCATCTATTTCGAGCAAAAGACCGATAAGACGCTTTACTTGCGTGCATTCATCAACAAGCAAGAAGCCGACTCTACCAGCAATATCTTCGCTGCCGTGCAAAACTCGAAGGCAAACCCCGTGGTTGCTGCCTTCAACGTTATCGGGCGAAACCCCCAAACCAAAGCACAGCTGATCGATATCACCGACTTCTTTAAGAAGGACAATAGCATCACCAGCTTCACTTCCAACTTTAAGTCGGATAAAAAGCTCACCGCCGCTGCCGACGACCGTAGCGCGCTGGACGACATCCACACCTATCCTATCAACGTAGAGGTGCTTACCACTAAAACCTATCCCACCTCTTCGGGCGGTACTTTTGCCGCTACCCTGGCAGGCGCCGTAAGCGTGGAGCTGAACGTTTCCATCGTTGTTTTGCCCAAAGTGCCAATGCAGAAACGCATCTTCGATCCGCGCGTAGGCTACTTTACCAAGAGTTATATCCACTTCTCCGACGCCCAACAACGCACCGAAACACAGGCGTTCATCCAGCGTTTCCGCTTAGAGCCGCGCAAAGAGGACGTGAAGAAATACCTCAGCGGTGCTTTGGTTCGCCCGAAGAAACAAATAGTTTTCTACATCGACCCCGCAACCCCCAAGCAATGGCAGCCGTACCTCATACAAGGAGTAAACGACTGGAACGCTGCTTTCGAGCAAGCGGGCTTCAAAGATGCCATCACTGCCAAGCCGTGGCCTAACGACCCTTCTATGAGTATGGAGGACGCGCGTTACTCCGTCATACGCTACCTCGCCTCCGAAACCTCGAATGCTTACGGGCCACGCATCAGCGACCCTCGCAGCGGGGAAATCATCGAAAGCCACGTAGGCTGGTATCACAACGTGATGAAGCTCGTCCAACAATGGTATATGGTACAGGCGGGAGCCATCGATAAGCGCGCACGAAAGATGCAATTCGACGAGGCACTTATGGGTGAACTCGTGCGTTTCGTATCCTCACACGAAGTGGGGCACGCCCTCGGACTACGCCACAATATGGGCGCCAGCTACGCTACTCCCGTTGAAAAGCTCCGCGACAAAGCTTGGGTGGAAGCCAACGGTCACACCGTTTCCATTATGGATTACGCCCGATTCAACTACGTAGCTCAGCCCGAGGATCACGTCTCGCCGAAAGGAATCTACCCACGCATCGGCGTGTATGACAAGTGGGCTATCGAGTGGGGATACCGCTGGTATGGCAATAAGTACCGTGATGCGCAGCAAGAGCAAGAGGCACTCGCTGAGCAGATTAGCGACCGATTGAAGAAAGATACACGTCTGTGGTTCGGAGGGGAAGGCACTAACGACGATCCTCGTAGCCAGACCGAAGACCTCAGCAACGATGTGATGAAGGCAAACACCTACGGGCTGAAGAATCTCCGATACGTGGTGGCGAACCTCCCCGAGTGGACAAAGCAGCCAAATGACAAGTACGAATACCTCAAAGATAGCCACAAATCAGCCGTAGGGCAGTATCGTCGCTACCTAAACCACGTTTTAAAGCACTTCGGTGGTCGCTACTCAGGGGTGATCAACTCGCCAGAAGTATACCAAGCCGTGCCGAAAGAAAAACTGAAAGAAGCCATCGATTACCTCGACAGAGAGCTATTCGAGCCACCGTTATGGCTTTATCCTGAGGTGATTATAAGCAAGACAGGCACCGATCCGCACAGAGAGATTAACGATTTCCAAACCAGTGCCATCGAGATGACACTCAGGGATCGCACCCTTTCTCGACTCGCAAACGACGCACTTCTCACGAAGAACGCCTACCCCGTAGAGCAATACTTAAAAGATCTCGCCGCTGCCGTGTGGAAACCTCTGGGCAGCGATCCGCAGAAAGCAGCCTACCGCCGCGACC
- a CDS encoding DUF4302 domain-containing protein translates to MKSKILRTILYINTGLLLLAGCKREEDPLYGKDSSYIERTSPTLSAYGRELRSAANGWLLTLYAGKNQQYGGYNVIVKFDTLRVTAVSELQLEANKITEDKSLYSITSNQQAILSFDTYNKVLQHFVEPSYIFPEGKGGDNQMEILSYKDGVFTLKGTHSNNIMTLSRFEGDTDAYLTAIQQRVKKFKTVGVNPVTIGGKEVQIEIHPSNHQLLMRDGDTSVKKAFIYTEKGFKLYEPITIAGKTFEEFNVSDDYTELSTPDGSIKTGLVYTLPYDFSNYRKVLTFSPMDYKCSSNEKLRNLFYSSLKALENKGSFTVSPEFKLGYLQDKDFLSSEWRDRQGINFTAWYENASSEANYILDFLPVGGKPNQVNIVMVEKGMQWNYYDLLDPVIEYITQNSPYEVIDVDSAYQYELRSVKDPSVRFRSYVYQWTYPLVYDFTSQKGTIEFVDGKVSTRMLKAFTDVKTYKKTTNNTEVTRTLDTKVVLGKNSVRIGNKNRNRTGFTFTIHQTAGGVANLTGSFNVVCILDFITTQCSEKQLNFVDNYNYNNYNWSSNKELAPLVDMFVENAPYETLDNGDGTLKYTSVKDSEVWFIVTK, encoded by the coding sequence ATGAAAAGTAAGATACTAAGAACAATATTATATATAAATACGGGACTATTGCTACTTGCTGGCTGTAAGCGAGAGGAAGATCCTTTGTATGGAAAAGATAGCAGCTATATAGAGCGTACCAGCCCAACACTCAGTGCTTATGGGAGAGAGTTGCGCTCTGCTGCGAATGGATGGCTACTGACGCTGTATGCAGGTAAAAATCAGCAATACGGAGGCTATAACGTCATCGTAAAGTTTGATACGCTCAGGGTTACAGCTGTTTCTGAGCTACAATTAGAGGCCAACAAGATTACAGAAGACAAATCGCTCTATTCAATCACCAGTAACCAACAGGCGATACTTTCCTTTGATACCTACAATAAAGTGTTACAACATTTTGTGGAGCCCTCTTATATATTCCCTGAAGGAAAGGGAGGAGATAATCAGATGGAAATACTTTCCTATAAAGATGGTGTTTTCACACTAAAAGGAACGCACTCCAACAACATAATGACACTGAGCCGATTCGAAGGAGATACGGATGCGTATCTGACAGCTATACAACAGCGGGTGAAGAAATTCAAAACGGTAGGGGTGAATCCTGTTACTATTGGAGGAAAAGAAGTGCAAATTGAAATACATCCGAGCAATCACCAACTGCTAATGCGCGATGGAGATACAAGCGTAAAAAAAGCCTTCATATACACTGAAAAAGGTTTCAAGCTCTACGAACCTATCACCATTGCAGGGAAAACTTTTGAGGAGTTCAACGTCTCTGATGATTACACAGAGCTAAGCACTCCTGATGGTAGCATTAAAACAGGATTGGTATACACCCTTCCTTATGATTTTTCAAACTATAGGAAAGTGCTGACTTTCTCCCCAATGGACTATAAATGTAGCTCAAACGAGAAGTTGCGCAATCTTTTTTACAGTAGTCTTAAGGCTTTAGAAAACAAAGGAAGCTTCACTGTCTCACCTGAGTTTAAGTTAGGTTATCTCCAAGATAAGGATTTTCTCTCAAGTGAATGGCGCGATAGACAAGGCATTAATTTTACAGCTTGGTATGAAAACGCAAGCTCAGAGGCCAATTATATCCTTGACTTCTTACCTGTAGGAGGAAAGCCTAATCAGGTGAACATCGTGATGGTAGAAAAGGGTATGCAGTGGAATTACTACGACTTGTTAGACCCTGTGATTGAGTATATCACACAGAATTCACCGTATGAAGTAATAGATGTTGATAGCGCTTATCAATATGAGCTCAGAAGTGTTAAGGACCCAAGTGTGCGCTTTAGAAGCTATGTATATCAGTGGACTTACCCATTGGTTTACGACTTTACCAGCCAAAAAGGTACCATAGAATTCGTCGATGGCAAGGTCAGCACGAGAATGCTTAAAGCCTTTACCGATGTAAAAACCTATAAGAAAACAACCAACAACACCGAAGTAACAAGAACATTGGACACTAAGGTTGTACTCGGAAAAAACAGTGTTAGGATTGGCAATAAGAATAGAAATAGAACAGGCTTCACCTTTACTATACATCAAACAGCGGGGGGTGTAGCCAATCTCACGGGGTCTTTCAATGTGGTGTGCATCTTGGATTTCATCACTACTCAGTGCAGTGAGAAACAACTTAACTTTGTCGATAACTACAACTACAACAACTACAATTGGAGTTCTAACAAGGAATTAGCTCCTTTGGTGGATATGTTCGTTGAAAATGCCCCTTACGAGACCCTCGATAATGGCGACGGAACACTCAAATACACCAGTGTGAAAGACAGCGAGGTATGGTTCATCGTTACAAAATAA
- a CDS encoding substrate import-associated zinc metallohydrolase lipoprotein: MKKIGLIFIALLSLVSCQKEKLNEGKKIIELEPPKDQQAESELDRYLFNKFTTPYNVKIVYRYDESAFSRNKLQYVTPMSEKKALEIANLIHYMYYEPYSLNAPKNFMQNYTPKMLVLVGSNAYKPGAGTALRGLSTGGVKIEMLGLNYVDPNSTNPQVIKEDIDESILRLLYHESSHILEQTKLFDPEYQKYLVSDYKGGLWNKVWRGNDYLKSGFISAYSSDNFHEDFVELLARYIIYYQKDQCGCETTDATKDTDGDGLDDTVYSKWKTEIEAKGYIWEEELATAAKGSPTGSNLTGKDVLLKKLDIVRKYLKNE; this comes from the coding sequence ATGAAAAAGATAGGATTAATATTTATTGCGCTTCTCTCTCTTGTAAGTTGCCAGAAAGAAAAGCTTAACGAAGGTAAAAAAATCATAGAGCTCGAACCTCCTAAAGATCAACAAGCAGAGTCGGAGTTGGATAGGTATCTATTTAATAAGTTTACCACCCCATACAACGTAAAAATAGTATATCGCTATGATGAGAGTGCTTTTAGTCGTAATAAGCTCCAATACGTAACCCCAATGAGTGAGAAAAAGGCTCTCGAAATAGCCAATTTAATACACTATATGTATTATGAGCCTTATTCTCTCAACGCTCCTAAGAATTTTATGCAGAACTACACACCTAAGATGCTTGTGTTAGTCGGCTCCAATGCTTATAAGCCCGGAGCAGGAACAGCTCTGCGAGGGCTCTCTACGGGTGGAGTGAAGATAGAGATGCTCGGGCTAAACTATGTAGACCCAAACTCTACTAATCCACAGGTGATCAAAGAAGACATTGATGAATCCATCCTTAGATTGCTCTATCACGAGTCATCACATATCTTAGAGCAAACGAAACTCTTCGACCCAGAATACCAGAAGTACTTGGTATCAGACTATAAAGGAGGTCTGTGGAATAAAGTATGGCGAGGGAATGATTATTTGAAATCAGGCTTTATCAGTGCTTATTCAAGTGATAATTTTCACGAAGATTTCGTTGAGCTTTTAGCTCGTTATATCATTTATTATCAAAAAGACCAATGTGGATGTGAGACTACCGATGCCACTAAGGACACTGATGGAGATGGCTTAGATGACACTGTATACTCAAAATGGAAGACAGAGATAGAGGCTAAAGGCTATATCTGGGAAGAAGAGTTGGCTACTGCTGCTAAAGGTTCTCCTACAGGGAGTAACCTTACAGGGAAGGATGTACTCTTAAAGAAACTGGACATCGTGCGCAAATATCTGAAAAATGAATAG
- a CDS encoding RagB/SusD family nutrient uptake outer membrane protein: MKILRYITIATILLILGSCEKFLDKNPDSRVELDSPDKVAKLLVNAYPSTTPAVIAELSSDNVDDMINHRRGNLFTEELVYWKKELHEYGTKDGLRELWNDHYSVIYTCNIAINAIKESQKTAKDKATQDQLKASLGEALVSRAYAHFVLVNLFGKPYNPQTSSTDLGVPYVEIPLEEFKAELPRNTVAEVYKKIAEDLQQGLPLIDDNSYKVPKFHFNKKAANAFAARFYLYHQDFAKAEEHATNAIGDNPTLRNYKAFSAISADDPHAKEYTRDDVEANLMLIAVETNGYAVLEQNSPFRFTHGRPLAQ, from the coding sequence ATGAAAATACTAAGATATATTACCATAGCCACTATACTCCTAATACTGGGAAGTTGTGAAAAGTTCTTAGATAAGAATCCAGATAGTAGAGTGGAGCTTGATTCGCCAGATAAGGTAGCAAAACTACTGGTGAACGCCTATCCGAGTACCACTCCTGCTGTGATTGCTGAATTATCCTCCGATAATGTCGATGATATGATCAACCACCGCAGAGGAAATCTCTTTACTGAAGAACTTGTCTATTGGAAGAAAGAGCTACACGAGTATGGCACTAAAGATGGGCTACGTGAGTTGTGGAACGATCATTACTCAGTAATATACACCTGCAATATAGCAATAAATGCAATAAAGGAATCACAGAAGACGGCAAAGGATAAAGCAACACAAGATCAGCTAAAAGCCTCTTTAGGGGAAGCCCTTGTGTCGCGGGCTTATGCACACTTTGTGCTGGTAAATCTCTTTGGGAAGCCTTATAACCCTCAAACGAGTAGCACGGATTTAGGTGTGCCTTACGTAGAAATACCTCTTGAGGAATTTAAAGCTGAACTACCTCGTAACACAGTCGCAGAGGTGTACAAAAAGATTGCTGAAGATTTGCAACAGGGGCTTCCTTTGATTGACGACAATTCTTACAAGGTGCCTAAATTCCACTTTAATAAGAAAGCAGCAAATGCCTTTGCAGCTCGCTTCTATCTCTATCATCAAGATTTTGCTAAAGCAGAAGAGCACGCAACAAACGCAATTGGAGATAATCCTACACTGCGCAATTACAAAGCTTTCTCTGCTATCAGTGCAGACGATCCTCACGCAAAAGAGTATACACGTGATGATGTAGAAGCTAACTTGATGCTTATCGCAGTGGAGACCAACGGTTATGCAGTATTAGAGCAAAACTCACCTTTCCGATTCACTCACGGCAGACCTTTGGCACAGTGA
- a CDS encoding TonB-dependent receptor encodes MGNASYEFAGKYTLSGILRYDGTNRFGKSDYIRWMPTWNISLAWNIAQEPFFKKQNILSSMSAKASFGVTPQFPSVTNSLNKLIGDLPWRSNERTRELVLKISELANHNLTYEKNKEINIGTQMGFLKNRINLTAEWYHRNNYNLVGNSPTQGLNGVIIRKGNVAEMKAWGAELTLQTKNIKTKDFEWTTTFIYNKNENKITKLYVDASVSEMVSGSGFSKQGYPVEAIFSIPFRGLTGDGLPTFENADGSTTIDGIRMDLRKGLDFLKYSGTTKPTDQGSFGNLFKYKGLSLNVLFTYAFGNVVRLPTAFKAKYTNESLSFPKEFRDR; translated from the coding sequence TTGGGAAATGCCTCTTATGAATTTGCAGGTAAGTATACACTCAGCGGTATTTTGCGATATGATGGCACCAACAGATTTGGCAAATCAGATTACATCCGCTGGATGCCCACTTGGAACATATCCTTAGCTTGGAATATCGCTCAAGAACCTTTCTTTAAGAAACAAAACATACTCTCAAGTATGTCTGCAAAAGCCTCTTTTGGGGTTACACCTCAATTCCCTTCTGTTACCAATTCACTCAATAAACTCATAGGCGATCTGCCTTGGCGTAGTAATGAGCGCACACGTGAGCTTGTCTTGAAGATAAGCGAACTTGCCAACCATAACCTTACTTACGAGAAAAACAAAGAGATCAACATAGGCACCCAAATGGGCTTCTTAAAAAACCGCATTAACCTTACCGCTGAATGGTATCATCGCAACAACTACAACTTGGTAGGAAATAGCCCAACACAAGGACTTAATGGGGTCATCATCCGCAAGGGAAATGTAGCAGAAATGAAGGCTTGGGGTGCAGAATTGACCTTGCAGACTAAAAACATCAAAACAAAGGACTTTGAGTGGACAACAACTTTCATCTACAACAAGAATGAGAATAAAATCACTAAGCTATACGTAGATGCAAGTGTCTCTGAAATGGTCTCAGGCAGTGGGTTCTCCAAGCAAGGCTATCCTGTGGAAGCAATTTTCTCTATTCCTTTTAGAGGGCTGACAGGTGATGGCTTACCTACTTTTGAGAATGCTGACGGCTCTACAACTATTGACGGAATTCGTATGGACTTGCGTAAAGGCTTAGACTTCTTAAAATACTCAGGCACCACTAAGCCTACTGATCAAGGTAGCTTTGGCAACCTATTCAAATACAAAGGTCTTTCACTGAATGTGCTGTTTACTTATGCCTTTGGAAATGTGGTGCGACTACCCACCGCTTTCAAAGCAAAGTATACCAATGAGTCATTATCCTTCCCTAAAGAGTTTAGAGATCGCTAG
- a CDS encoding carboxypeptidase-like regulatory domain-containing protein: MWLMVLFLGLSHLAHAQQPTISGTVKDTQGKALAGVTIHIKNTAEKTQTDLDGHFSIAAKEGDILVFSLTGMQSQEQTVKGITLNVVLLSEAEAQKPKGEGVASTNMRGATSITGTAKPLWVVDGVILDDDVPLDPGALSSSDAKTLLASALGGLVLMTSRDLGC, encoded by the coding sequence ATGTGGCTTATGGTCCTCTTCTTGGGGCTCAGCCACTTGGCTCACGCTCAGCAACCAACCATTAGTGGGACTGTAAAAGATACCCAAGGGAAGGCATTAGCGGGCGTTACAATACATATTAAAAATACTGCGGAGAAAACTCAGACTGATTTAGATGGACACTTTTCCATCGCTGCAAAGGAAGGGGATATCCTTGTCTTTTCCCTAACAGGGATGCAATCTCAGGAGCAAACAGTAAAAGGAATAACCCTGAACGTAGTATTGCTCAGCGAGGCAGAAGCTCAGAAGCCCAAAGGAGAAGGCGTAGCAAGCACCAATATGCGAGGGGCAACCTCTATCACGGGGACTGCTAAACCCTTATGGGTGGTAGATGGCGTCATCTTAGACGACGATGTGCCATTAGACCCTGGAGCACTTTCTTCCTCAGATGCTAAAACCTTACTTGCCTCGGCATTAGGGGGCTTAGTGCTGATGACATCTCGGGATTTAGGGTGCTAA
- a CDS encoding T9SS type A sorting domain-containing protein, with translation MSSPSPEDFKEIYNFQYRTENEPDWKDMPFEYHLRDGRVDDIFYGGDGFRSISFKICAKDIFREETEKYIGRNIYFRVASHPYQGEYISWSEPVKLTIVPSAPEIIKKELNQPKCVGDNGSITLTFDRKLKGELNQYKANKEIIKNNNPNCSYIGEVMNLSIEDDTNKTALPYQIDINETLLTTNTLTLNNIPFKEGTNRYSIKFTGTYYYKDTVGGCHSITLYTDGTNQSYHFSVTMPSALTATATSANITCHGANNGSISFNIAGGTPPYSYSIAKNGAPFSPYTPFSDSSNKITNLAAGNYNAHIQDANGCSVKDGLGNPINFHFTITEPPALSIKAGTENITHITTPNANDGAYNATLEGGNDNTYTGTLTKIGSTYQSQQISNEFNFKGLSAGDYRFVAADSKGCTTQTTFTIKDYVPMQVTITVTQPISCHSANPDPNDKDENLNGIGDKNENGTLSASVTGGLGNYKYQWFQQKNGTPIKMENKQEPILKNCSEGIYSLQVKDFSNNVVTQTVQLKFPEKLNIRVEAPLMQCSQPNSGTAKVFVTGGNPPYHYRWSNGDTTNSISNLTAGKYLITVTDHNGCSTQTQVILKFPDAIEVQPTIQHNRCYGVADGSISLKIAGGKGTISIQWFDSTGKPIIEHLSADKKQLTGLTAGTYKVVLSDESDCPTVTELIEVKPAAEIPFSFPDEITLCQSDHYLYTVSDTDFSHCLWVDSTGKEVATGNTFSATLAGVYTLKATYKGSCQIAKQFTVKQKNETFEMDFLAATTSYYDYTLKLIDISKRIDSEQWLLPEGVEMISQQNREAEIRFPKEGVYTIGLQGTLGGCTKRVYKKFWTEKDRIGIGNSDDFHKRISVLVVPNPAGRGTAPYIKVEMTEKSPINVRIFNILGQELFNKDFPAEEHFKILTNSLTLSAGDYIVIVQADKDVIAAKMVIN, from the coding sequence ATGAGTAGTCCTTCTCCAGAAGATTTTAAGGAAATTTACAATTTCCAGTATCGTACAGAAAATGAACCAGACTGGAAAGATATGCCTTTTGAATATCATCTTAGAGATGGTAGAGTTGATGATATTTTTTATGGAGGTGATGGGTTTCGCTCTATTAGCTTTAAGATTTGTGCTAAAGATATATTTAGAGAAGAGACAGAAAAATATATTGGGAGAAACATATATTTCCGCGTAGCTTCGCATCCTTATCAAGGAGAATATATCTCTTGGTCAGAACCCGTAAAACTCACTATCGTCCCCTCTGCTCCCGAAATAATCAAAAAAGAACTCAATCAACCAAAGTGTGTAGGAGACAATGGCTCTATCACATTAACCTTTGATAGAAAACTCAAAGGAGAACTAAATCAATACAAAGCTAATAAAGAAATTATTAAAAATAATAACCCAAATTGTAGCTATATAGGTGAAGTTATGAACCTATCAATAGAGGATGATACTAATAAAACCGCTCTACCTTATCAGATAGACATCAATGAGACATTATTAACCACCAACACCCTAACACTAAATAACATTCCTTTTAAAGAAGGTACTAACAGATACAGCATTAAGTTTACTGGTACATACTACTATAAGGATACTGTTGGAGGATGCCATAGCATTACCCTCTACACCGACGGCACCAACCAATCCTACCACTTCTCCGTCACTATGCCCTCGGCACTCACAGCAACCGCCACAAGTGCCAATATCACCTGTCACGGTGCCAATAACGGCTCCATCTCCTTTAACATCGCAGGCGGCACGCCTCCCTATAGCTACAGCATTGCCAAAAACGGAGCCCCATTCTCGCCCTATACCCCTTTTAGCGATAGCTCCAATAAAATCACAAATCTTGCCGCGGGCAACTACAACGCTCATATTCAAGACGCTAACGGTTGCTCAGTAAAAGATGGCTTGGGCAACCCTATAAACTTCCACTTTACCATCACAGAGCCCCCTGCCCTATCCATCAAAGCTGGGACAGAAAATATTACCCATATTACTACCCCAAATGCAAATGACGGAGCTTATAACGCAACTCTTGAAGGCGGTAATGACAATACTTACACAGGCACCCTCACCAAGATTGGCAGTACTTATCAAAGCCAGCAAATAAGTAACGAATTTAACTTTAAAGGCCTCTCCGCAGGCGACTACCGCTTTGTTGCTGCCGACAGCAAGGGCTGTACGACCCAAACCACCTTTACCATAAAGGATTACGTCCCTATGCAAGTCACCATCACCGTCACTCAGCCCATCTCCTGCCATAGTGCCAACCCCGACCCCAACGACAAGGACGAGAACCTCAACGGTATCGGTGATAAAAACGAGAACGGCACCCTCTCCGCCTCAGTCACTGGCGGATTAGGCAATTACAAGTATCAGTGGTTCCAGCAAAAAAATGGAACTCCTATAAAGATGGAAAATAAACAAGAGCCTATTCTTAAAAATTGCTCAGAAGGTATATACTCTCTTCAAGTAAAGGACTTTTCTAACAATGTCGTCACCCAAACCGTCCAACTAAAATTCCCTGAAAAGCTCAACATCCGTGTGGAGGCGCCTCTGATGCAATGTTCACAGCCCAACAGTGGCACTGCCAAAGTCTTTGTCACAGGGGGGAATCCGCCCTACCACTACCGCTGGAGCAATGGCGATACCACCAACAGCATCAGCAACCTCACTGCTGGAAAGTACCTTATCACTGTTACTGACCATAACGGTTGCAGCACACAAACGCAGGTCATCCTCAAATTCCCCGACGCCATCGAGGTGCAACCTACTATCCAGCACAACCGTTGCTATGGCGTCGCCGATGGGAGTATCTCCCTAAAAATTGCTGGCGGCAAAGGCACCATCTCCATACAGTGGTTCGACAGCACTGGAAAACCTATCATTGAGCACCTTAGCGCCGATAAAAAGCAGTTGACAGGCTTAACCGCAGGTACTTATAAGGTCGTCCTCAGCGATGAGAGCGACTGCCCCACCGTCACCGAACTCATAGAGGTAAAGCCCGCCGCCGAAATCCCGTTTAGCTTCCCCGATGAGATAACCCTTTGCCAAAGCGACCACTACCTATACACCGTCAGCGACACCGATTTCTCTCATTGCCTTTGGGTTGATAGCACGGGTAAGGAAGTCGCCACTGGCAATACTTTCAGTGCAACCCTCGCAGGGGTTTACACCCTAAAAGCCACTTACAAAGGGAGTTGTCAGATCGCCAAGCAGTTCACCGTAAAGCAGAAAAACGAGACTTTCGAGATGGATTTCCTCGCTGCCACCACCTCTTATTACGATTACACCCTCAAACTCATCGACATCTCAAAACGCATTGACTCCGAGCAATGGCTTCTACCTGAGGGAGTTGAAATGATTTCACAGCAAAATCGTGAAGCTGAGATCCGTTTTCCCAAGGAGGGCGTTTACACCATCGGGCTTCAAGGCACACTCGGCGGTTGCACCAAGCGCGTCTACAAAAAATTCTGGACGGAGAAAGATCGGATCGGTATCGGAAACAGCGACGATTTTCACAAGCGCATCAGTGTGCTGGTAGTGCCCAACCCAGCAGGCAGAGGCACTGCCCCCTACATCAAAGTCGAGATGACCGAGAAAAGTCCTATCAACGTTCGTATATTCAACATCTTAGGACAAGAGCTCTTCAACAAAGACTTCCCCGCCGAAGAGCACTTCAAGATCCTCACCAACTCCCTTACCCTCTCCGCTGGCGACTACATCGTAATCGTCCAAGCCGATAAGGACGTCATCGCCGCCAAAATGGTCATAAATTAA